In Treponema primitia ZAS-2, a genomic segment contains:
- a CDS encoding HAD family hydrolase has product MKCYKLPARISGLIFDMDGTLYTHEEYLKGQIDTIIAQFGKVRGKSFEEAREAVESYQSEWASAHGGRTISLGNTLAAFGITVEEGIRWREELIEPSLYLREDPRLRETLSTLSDSFALALVTNNPVLVARKTLACLGVEEFFPVSVGLDTCGVSKPHEAPFIKAAELLGLPPKACVSIGDRYDIDLALPLELGMGGILVDGVEDVHGLPEQLAATISLGLNKNP; this is encoded by the coding sequence ATGAAATGCTATAAACTGCCCGCCCGGATTTCGGGGCTCATCTTTGATATGGACGGGACCCTCTATACCCACGAGGAATACCTTAAAGGCCAGATCGACACAATCATTGCGCAGTTCGGCAAGGTTCGGGGGAAGAGTTTTGAGGAAGCCCGGGAAGCTGTGGAGTCCTATCAGAGCGAGTGGGCCTCGGCGCATGGAGGAAGGACGATCAGTTTGGGGAATACCCTGGCTGCCTTTGGGATCACCGTAGAGGAAGGCATACGCTGGCGTGAGGAACTGATCGAACCCAGTTTGTACCTCCGGGAGGACCCCCGGCTCAGGGAAACCCTCTCTACCCTTTCCGATTCCTTTGCCCTGGCTTTGGTAACCAACAACCCTGTGCTGGTGGCCCGTAAAACTCTTGCTTGCCTGGGGGTGGAGGAATTTTTTCCGGTCAGCGTCGGCCTGGATACCTGCGGGGTGTCAAAACCCCACGAGGCGCCCTTCATCAAAGCTGCGGAACTGCTGGGCCTGCCCCCGAAGGCCTGCGTTTCCATCGGGGACCGCTACGATATTGACCTGGCCCTGCCCCTGGAACTCGGCATGGGGGGCATCCTGGTGGACGGGGTGGAGGATGTGCATGGGCTGCCGGAACAGCTCGCTGCCACGATTTCACTGGGACTAAATAAAAACCCTTGA